In Bombus pyrosoma isolate SC7728 linkage group LG2, ASM1482585v1, whole genome shotgun sequence, a genomic segment contains:
- the LOC122577029 gene encoding RNA polymerase-associated protein Rtf1, with amino-acid sequence MPKRKNQALIDSDSSGSASESGSDLDNDLLSLAKKKKGKAQDDSQSNEETSTTRKDNKHDSDTSDSDDDWGAKTGKNKKKKVPTKRSKRKMTKSSSEESASEIEPEKVSEPEEGEVSDSDASVSDSSQEEFNDGYDDKLMGDAEDQARLAQMTEKEREQEIFKRIEQREIMKTRFEIEKKLRMAKKQELKKQKESRKKEKSAEEKKVDRAPDPKERSKDRKKTIEEKQDKKFHAMSLLKARREEKKEREEKEKQRIEQQQQQSKDIEEEELEDDHKGGANKTKLKASDIYSDDSGSSDSGEEEETTKPSSHRRSSSSDSRDTDSDTDKKSITSNKAKPKKPIYVSTKEDLNKIRLSRHKMERFVHLPFFDRVVQGCFVRIGIGNNNGKPVYRVAEISGVCETGKIYQLGGTRTNKGLKLRHGAQERVFRLEFVSNQEFTESEFFKWKETCALQGISMPTFEEVEQKLKDIKEALVYEFKEEDIEKIVREKERFKQTPYNYAMKKAQLMRERDAANCRGDDETASRLNQELSELEERASELDKMRTATISSISYINDRNRKKNVEEAEKAIMEEIKANKGKKVDDPFTRRSTKPRMVFKPEDEEISSTALVNDKASPQQTEVVAVSSEKENSQETKKKQSTEDLFNAHDFDITIDLEVPIPNNPVSVLPKPISNIKDTGPRRSLNLEDYKKKRGLI; translated from the exons ATGCCAAAAAGGAAGAATCAGGCTCTTATAGATTCTGATAGTAGTGGCAGTGCATCAGAAAGTGGCTCGGACTTGGATAAT GACTTATTATCTCTCgccaaaaaaaagaaaggcaaAGCCCAAGATGATTCTCAGTCTAATGAAGAAACTAGCACTACTAGAAAAGATAATAAACATGATTCAGACACATCAGATTCAGATGATGATTGGGGTGCAAAAActggtaaaaataaaaagaagaaagtgccAACTAAAAGAAGTAAACGTAAAATGACAAAGTCTAGTAGTGAAGAAAGTGCCAGTGAAATAGAGCCCGAAAAGGTTTCTGAACCAGAAGAAG gTGAAGTTTCAGATTCGGATGCCAGTGTTTCTGACTCTAGCCAAGAAGAATTTAACGATGGTTATGATGATAAATTAATGGGAGATGCTGAGGATCAAGCAAGACTTGCCCAAATGACAGAAAAAGAACGTgaacaagaaatttttaaacgtattGAACAACGTGAAATCATGAAAACAAGATTTgagattgaaaaaaaattgagaatgGCTAAAaaacaagaattaaaaaaacaaaaggaatcaaggaagaaagaaaagagtgcagaggaaaagaaagttgACAGAGCCCCGGATCCTAAAGAACGAAGCAAAGATCGTAAAAAGAcaatagaagaaaaacaagataaaaagtTCCATGCAATGTCTCTTCTAAAAGCAagacgagaagagaaaaaagaaagag aggagaaagaaaaacaaaggatagaacagcagcaacagcaatCAAAGGAtattgaagaagaagaattagaAGATGACCATAAAGGAGGAGCAAACAAAACAAAACTTAAAGCATCTGATATTTATTCTGATGATAGTGGTTCATCAGATAGTggtgaagaagaagaaactacTAAACCATCATCTCATCGCAGATCATCTTCAAGTGACAGTAGGGATACTGATTCTGATACTGATAAAAA ATCTATTACCAGTAATAAAGCCAAACCGAAGAAACCAATATATGTCAGTACCAAGGAAGATCTCAACAAAATTAGATTATCACGTCATAAAATGGAAAGATTTGTACATCTACCTTTCTTTGATAGAGTGGTACAAGGTTGTTTTGTTAGAATTGGCATTGGAAACAATAATGGAAAACCAGTATATAGGGTAGCTGAAATTAGTGGTGTTTGTGAAACAGGAAAAATCTATCAACTTGGTGGAACTAGAACAAATAAAGGATTGAAACTAAGACATGGAGCACAAGAACGGGTGTTTAGATTAGAGTTTGTGTCAAACCAAGAGTTTACTGAatctgaatttttcaaatggaaAGAAACTTGTGCTTTGCAAGGAATATCAATGCCAACTTTTGAAGAAgttgaacaaaaattaaaagacaTTAAAGAAGCTTTAGTATACgaatttaaagaagaagatatagaaaaaatagtGCGGGAAAAGGAAAGATTTAAACAAACTCCATATAACTATGCAATGAAGAAAGCGCAACTTATGCGTGAAAGAGATGCAGCTAATTGTAGAGGGGATGACGAAACTGCCAGTCGGCTTAACCAAGAATTGAGTGAACTTGAAGAACGTGCTTCCGAACTTGATAAAATGCGTACTGCAACAATATCTAGCATATCTTACATTAATGATCGTAACCGAAAAAAGAATGTTGAAGAAGCTGAAAAAGCAATCATG gAAGAAATTAAAGCCAATAAAGGTAAAAAAGTTGATGATCCATTCACTAGGAGAAGTACTAAACCAAGAATGGTTTTTAAACcagaagatgaagaaatatcGTCTACCGCTCTAGTAAATGATAAAGCAAGTCCTCAACAAACTGAAGTAGTAGCAGTATCtagcgaaaaagaaaatagtcaagaaacgaagaagaaacaaagtactgaagatttatttaatgctCACGACTTTGATATCACAATAGACTTAGAAGTACCAATTCCAA ATAATCCCGTTAGCGTATTGCCGAAACCTATTAGTAATATCAAAGATACTGGACCTCGACGATCTTTAAATTTGGAAGATTATAAGAAAAAACGAGGGCTAATCTAA